The Pricia mediterranea genome includes a window with the following:
- a CDS encoding 3-hydroxyacyl-CoA dehydrogenase family protein, which produces MKINDNKVIGIIGLGLMGTSIAAALALKDQKIIAVAPMGSDLDKEAPKRIRHFLEKCQGEGLTGKAPEELMENIHFTTDYADLKSCWLVIECVVEDLDIKREVFKKIEQVVSHEVMITSNTSAIPISILQADLEVPERFYGMHWAEPAYTSPFLEIICGDRSPIEGAEQLYEIAKQWGKEPTLVRKDVRGFITNRIMYAMYREAFHLVENGYATVADVDRACKNAGGQWMAFCGLFRYMDLTGLKAYHAVMGDLFPELSNRKSVPKLIDDIAKANGNGVFNGKGFYDYTPEEAEKWKETFEKFAFDMNRLSKKYAAELEDISNSNNPKQ; this is translated from the coding sequence ATGAAAATTAACGACAATAAGGTCATCGGCATCATCGGTCTGGGCCTTATGGGCACGAGTATCGCAGCCGCACTGGCCCTAAAAGACCAAAAAATAATTGCGGTTGCCCCTATGGGGTCGGACCTGGACAAAGAAGCCCCCAAACGCATCCGACACTTTCTAGAAAAGTGCCAAGGGGAAGGGCTGACGGGGAAAGCTCCGGAAGAACTTATGGAGAATATCCACTTTACCACCGACTATGCGGATTTGAAATCATGTTGGTTGGTAATAGAGTGCGTTGTTGAAGACCTGGATATCAAACGCGAGGTCTTTAAAAAGATAGAACAAGTTGTTTCGCACGAGGTGATGATAACCTCGAACACCTCGGCCATTCCAATCAGTATACTTCAGGCCGATTTAGAGGTCCCCGAACGTTTTTATGGAATGCACTGGGCCGAACCGGCCTATACCTCCCCGTTTCTGGAAATCATCTGCGGAGACCGGAGTCCCATTGAAGGGGCGGAGCAACTGTACGAAATCGCCAAGCAATGGGGCAAGGAGCCTACGTTGGTCCGAAAAGATGTACGAGGTTTTATCACCAATAGAATTATGTACGCCATGTATCGAGAGGCGTTCCATCTGGTGGAGAACGGTTACGCGACGGTTGCCGATGTTGACCGCGCCTGTAAAAACGCAGGGGGGCAATGGATGGCCTTCTGCGGACTTTTTCGGTATATGGACCTTACCGGGTTGAAAGCCTATCACGCCGTGATGGGAGACCTGTTTCCCGAATTGAGCAATCGGAAAAGTGTACCCAAATTGATCGATGACATCGCAAAAGCGAACGGAAACGGGGTGTTTAACGGGAAAGGATTCTATGACTACACTCCCGAAGAGGCCGAAAAATGGAAAGAAACCTTTGAAAAATTTGCCTTTGACATGAACCGGCTTTCCAAGAAGTATGCAGCGGAGCTGGAAGATATTTCGAACAGTAATAATCCAAAACAGTGA
- a CDS encoding Gfo/Idh/MocA family oxidoreductase: MSKTESRRRFLTSISMLAAGTALGGVPALNFGLKNRKLKVVLVGTGVRGTSFWGKRIVDEFSDSIDYVGLCDNNPGRLAYAKEYMGVSCDTYSDFDTMIAENRPDLVIVTTTDATHHQFIVRGLELGCDVLTEKPLTTDEQKCQQILDAERRYDKNLIVGFNYRWSPYSTKIKELLQNDTIGKITSVDFNWYLNTYHGASYFRRWHGLREVGGTLWVHKATHHFDLLNWWLDSDPEEVSAYGDLELYGSNNEFRGNNCRDCDYKSECKFHWDITKDKRMMDLYVNNEQYDGYIRDNCLFRKEINIYDKMSAQIKYRNNTLVNYSLTTYSPFEGWRIAFNGTKGRIEASLDIPYHEQQQLSQDELHALEMDQGDAGEKRSQPIIVHKVWQDYETVQVPYSRGGHGGGDEKLQNKIFKNPEAKDPFDRAAGIRDGAMSILIGIAARKSIESGEPVRIAELTDLEPRAVRL; the protein is encoded by the coding sequence ATGAGCAAAACAGAATCCAGACGCCGATTTTTAACCTCGATTTCCATGCTTGCCGCAGGTACGGCCCTAGGGGGAGTTCCCGCCTTGAATTTTGGCTTGAAAAACCGAAAATTAAAGGTAGTCCTAGTCGGTACCGGCGTTCGCGGCACCTCGTTCTGGGGAAAACGGATCGTGGATGAATTCTCCGATAGTATCGACTATGTGGGACTTTGCGATAATAATCCGGGTCGGTTGGCCTATGCCAAAGAATACATGGGAGTGTCGTGCGATACCTATTCTGATTTTGACACCATGATTGCCGAAAACCGACCAGATCTGGTCATCGTGACCACTACCGATGCTACCCATCACCAATTTATCGTTCGGGGCCTGGAGCTCGGCTGTGATGTGCTTACCGAAAAACCCCTGACTACTGACGAACAGAAATGCCAGCAGATTTTAGATGCCGAACGCCGGTATGACAAAAATCTGATTGTGGGGTTCAACTACCGATGGAGCCCTTATAGCACCAAAATCAAGGAACTGTTGCAAAACGATACGATCGGAAAGATAACCTCGGTCGATTTCAATTGGTATCTAAATACTTATCACGGAGCCTCCTATTTCCGGCGGTGGCACGGGTTGCGCGAGGTCGGTGGCACGTTATGGGTGCATAAGGCCACGCATCATTTTGATCTTTTAAATTGGTGGCTTGACTCCGATCCGGAAGAGGTCAGTGCCTACGGTGATCTTGAGCTTTACGGTAGCAATAATGAGTTCAGGGGCAATAATTGCAGGGATTGCGATTACAAATCCGAATGCAAATTCCATTGGGATATTACCAAAGACAAACGGATGATGGACCTTTACGTGAACAATGAACAATACGACGGGTATATAAGGGATAATTGTTTGTTCAGGAAGGAAATCAATATTTACGATAAAATGTCAGCCCAGATCAAGTACCGGAACAACACCCTGGTCAACTACTCTTTGACGACCTATTCCCCTTTCGAGGGATGGAGGATTGCCTTTAACGGCACCAAGGGACGTATCGAGGCTTCGTTGGACATTCCTTATCACGAGCAGCAGCAATTAAGTCAAGATGAACTGCACGCCCTGGAAATGGACCAGGGCGATGCGGGCGAAAAGCGGTCCCAACCGATTATCGTTCATAAAGTATGGCAGGATTATGAGACCGTTCAAGTGCCGTATTCAAGAGGAGGCCACGGAGGTGGCGACGAAAAGCTGCAAAACAAGATTTTCAAGAACCCCGAGGCCAAGGATCCTTTCGATAGGGCCGCTGGCATTCGGGACGGTGCCATGTCGATCCTTATCGGTATCGCGGCGCGAAAAAGTATAGAAAGCGGGGAGCCGGTGCGAATTGCGGAACTCACCGATTTGGAGCCTCGGGCGGTGCGGTTGTAA
- a CDS encoding carbohydrate-binding family 9-like protein produces the protein MKITILMAMAVFLSPANKHYMGGQKDKKLIVTEIEHDGEADLVEVSALLEARTELNAIDVVNWDAFPYAPKVEFRIARNKNDIWLKYYVTEAHILAKNTEPNSAVSKDSCVEFFFDPLGDGNYYNFEINCIGTVHLAYGPGRHQREFVDPEVIRKHIRTASSLGDRPFSEKKGGHSWEMTVIIPAAVMTFNKGLSLEGSKAKSNFYKCGDAMSKKHYVTWNPIATEDPDYHRPEYFGDLIFE, from the coding sequence ATGAAAATAACTATACTAATGGCCATGGCGGTTTTTTTATCGCCGGCAAATAAACACTATATGGGAGGGCAGAAGGATAAAAAGTTGATCGTTACCGAGATTGAGCACGACGGCGAGGCCGACTTGGTCGAGGTTTCCGCACTTTTGGAAGCTCGGACCGAACTGAATGCCATCGATGTCGTAAATTGGGATGCTTTTCCCTACGCTCCGAAGGTCGAATTCAGGATTGCCCGTAATAAAAACGACATTTGGCTGAAATACTATGTGACCGAAGCGCATATTTTGGCCAAAAATACCGAGCCCAATTCCGCGGTATCGAAGGACAGCTGTGTGGAATTCTTCTTCGACCCCTTGGGGGATGGCAACTATTATAACTTCGAAATCAACTGCATCGGTACCGTCCACCTGGCCTATGGGCCCGGTCGCCACCAAAGGGAGTTTGTGGATCCCGAGGTAATACGAAAGCATATCAGGACGGCATCCTCTTTGGGCGATCGACCGTTTTCTGAAAAAAAAGGGGGCCATAGCTGGGAAATGACCGTTATCATTCCCGCAGCGGTCATGACCTTTAACAAGGGGCTTTCTTTAGAAGGAAGCAAGGCAAAATCCAACTTTTACAAATGCGGGGACGCCATGTCCAAAAAACATTATGTGACCTGGAACCCCATAGCCACGGAGGATCCCGATTACCACAGGCCCGAATATTTTGGGGATTTGATTTTTGAATAG